The genomic DNA atctttgacgaatacaaggatttcaagtttgaatacataatattcggtTGACTAAACgtgggttactctataagataaagatcacctatgtaagagagaagtatggccgcttcaaaggagaattgcgaggcacaattctttagaaactcttgcagaaccaggacgatgttccagggccaaaatggacataatcatgagaactgaatgagtcaggaaagatatagtgatgagtatgtcatcatttacacaaacggtcgaacagttcaaggacatcgcgtcatactgtctaccagtaaagtcgatatacttattcgagcgaaggttcaaggagcattctctacctatcgtatgctatatctgaccgccagaactatcaccaagtcaagctccgcgtctgtctgtctatgtggtgtctatgtggtgcgtgctactggaccatcaatctcatttgtgggggattgttggacaaactttgtattttagactaagttatgaatcattttgagactctatatgagtgagacacattatgtgttagtggtgtgtatttattggaacgtattcttctcttcgaggggattccaacgcatattaacacgctcaaaatgagtaaaaggtgaatgagaactgatgttccaaagttttaccttttaatatgaaaagtggttttgtaccacgtcgagagtagcacaaacctattccttagtttttcttataaataccatgtaccacatcgaaaagaaaaacaagtcctttcaagcctctctttataaatagagtcttagggcaccagttttattaagtcaaggaaataagagtcatctctttcattcttggtctctttagtcttaaattttttcaatattccggtgatagttctcgggctcagctcaagttcgctgagagtatattcgatctatcgattatactagtatctcgttttatcctgggaagcaggtcgctaaacacggatggtgcggggcgaaactgctttaaggagacagttttctggactcgaaattaaatccaatctctgtttgttttctcaaacccttctcctaatttaattgttaattcttatatgcttatgtgatttaagaattagcaatgttcttatgaattagttatatattcaatatatatatataataatgtctttatcgtacaagattgataacacATAATGCGTTGGTCAATATAATATAACAacagaataaaataaaatatgttatctattcggcttaaaataaaataatatttaaccagagttaaaataaaattaaaacaaACTAAATGTAATTAGGTTGATATAACAGGCCTAaggctaaaacaaaataatgtatattattgatTTACGCTATactaaaattaaattcaaactaAAGGTATTTCTTATATTATTAATTTGtgttaaaaataaaattaaagttcACCTAATTTGTTGTCGGGTATAATGATTGTGGGATAATTGGGATACGACCCTGATCCATTAAAAATTTGATTACAGATCTGTGTGTAAAATGTTTAGGTTTATATAATTACGGGGTTTTTTCAATTTCTATAATATCtaaaactattttaataaaaagaaaataGAGATGATTCATTAATCAGTATAATTGTGTCAGACTAAAATAAATCAATACATGCTATTCATTCGGGTTAAAAAAAATACAATTGATTCattataaatcaaaattaaaataagaaataacTGTATCAGCTAAACTAAAATAATATGTACTTTTGTTCGGGTTAacattattattttataattgataCATAAACTTTTTATCATTGATCGGGGTTTAAACaaattaaatcaaaataaatttgaatataattAGGTAGATTTGTTCGTTATACCAAAGTAAAGATAATTTGTTTAATATTGATGTGagctaaaatttatattttaactAAAACATAGTTATCTTTTATAAATATACCtatgaatttgaaaaaaattaaaacCTTCAATCTGTGATATTTATATAAAAACTAAAATTTCACTAAATTATACACATACATATTTGAAataattatcaaatcatattatcaaaaatttctaataaataaatttcagaaattaaaattttcatttcaaattaaattcaaaaaatatataatattaaaaacaatccgtgtatcgcacgggttttaagctagtatatataaattatttattatttatttttaaaaataacaGAAGATCATACCTAAAACGGTGCTTTCGGTCATTCACTTACAGTGTGCTCCAAAATTTGAAAAtggagagaagagaagagaagagaaaagataattttaaaaattttcttcCTACATGTGCTCCCGAGGTTTTTTGGCAAGAGAGGTGATCAAGAGATAAATATTCTCCCAAAACTTTCTTCCCAAAATGGGAAGATTTTGGAAAAATCCTCTCGCATCATCTTTTTTTTCATGGTCACTTTCTCTTTTTTTACAAAAAATCGGGAGCACAcgactaatttattttattctgCTATTTTTCTTCTCTTATTTTCTCCTCCCATCTCTTGTCTTCAATCGTAAAAAACATCTGTGAAGCACAGTGGTAATTCCTAAAAAAAGGCCCAAATAAAAACAGAAAAATATCAGCCCACTTAAAATGACCGGCCCATCATGTGGATCGGGTCAAAGATCTGTACGAAGGTCCTATAGTATATAAACTATACATATAAAGGCAAGTTGCCGATTGTGAATTGGCTGAGATCAATTAGGGTTTAGTAACTCCCCTCTTTCGAGTCTACACAATTATCTGCTATTTTTCAAGGTAACTTCTTTTACTTTTATTAATCATTAAATTCTTCTGAGATTCATGTAATTAAAGCCCTAGCTTTTGTTTGATCGCTTGTAATTTAGGTTtatttggtttatatatctggaagtattagtttttttttttttttttttgctaattagaAGTATTAGTTTTATTTGATCTATTGTAATTTGGTTGATTATCTTGTTTTTGTTAGTGATTTATGTGATAAAAATATAATCTTTATTTGATCTTTTGTAATTTAAGCtgattagtttgtgtgtgtgtCTTGATTCTTGAATTGTGTAATAAGCCCTAGTTTTTTGTTGATTGCTTGTATATTAGGTACATGCACATGTTTTTGtgtaaattttcatttttttcgcGGGAAGTAGTGTTTTAAGGTTTTTGATTTATGTGATGAAACCCTTATTTTGATCTAGTTCCCACTGGTTCAGGTTGATTaggtaatatatatatatatatatatatatatacgaaaTTTGGATTCTTTTTCACGTAAAGTATTTTCGTAAGGTCTTGGTTTCATTATTGATTTATTTGATAGACTCTAGCTTTTGTTTCATGGTTTGTACTTTAGTACGATTAGCTACATATAtgtgatattttttttctatCTTTTTGACTTATGGTATTGTTAATGACGTTTGTTCTTGATTTATGTGATACTGGCTAGCTTGGTTTCGTAGTTTTTACTTTAGGTTGATTAGCTACATTTTTTTTTAAGTTTTTGGTTTTTTGGATGGATAATATCATTTAAGGTGTTGGTTTGTGGTGATTAGGTGGGAGACAATGTCTCGGGTTTATGTTGGAAATCTTGATCCACGAGTATCAGAGAGAGAACTTGAAGATGAGTTTCGTGTCTATGGTGTTTTGAGAAGGTAGATCTTTCTTTTCTCCTGGAATTATTTTTATCTGTGAAGAAAGTGTACGTGATTAATGTAAGTTGCTGGATATCAAGTGTTAATGTCTTTGTtgttaatatattattatgataGGGATCTTTCCAGATATTTCAAAGGTTTACACATGGTGAAATAAGAATTTGCTACAAATATTCCTACTTGTTTTGATACATGTGTTATGTGTGACCCTCGACAATGGtatgtttaattataattaatatgtgtCGGGCTTGAAAAAAATGCTATATTAGATATCGATTTCAGGTAAAGGCTGTTTTTGTAGTATTGCTGAGTGGCCTGTTTGTGTTTTTGTTCATGTTGTATTATGTAACAAATGTGTATTTTTTTTATGGGTAAGTTGAAGCCCAATTAACAAGCTTTTGTggtttttctttttaattttcaTAGAAGAAGGCCTGTATATATGCCTGTTGTTTATCCATATATTTTTCTTCGATGAGATGCCTCTTTTCAGCTCTTTCCATTCGTTTACCTTCTTATTTTGTTGGTATTGTCTCATTCAAACTGTGCAGTGTGTGGGTTGCTCGAAGACCACCTGGTTATGCTTTCGTTGAGTTTGATGATAGCAGGGATGCTCATGATGCTATAAAGGAATTGGATGGTCAGCACATTTTTGTTTTTCTTAATATAATCAAATGCTTGATTTCTGTAATACCCGCATATATGCATACATTAGAAACATTGCTTTGTACGTTGTCAATGAATATGTTGGTTTGTCCACCTTGATGTGCTTGTGTTAGAAGAATTGTTTGGTTATGCAGATTAAAGATGCTTTAAATTGTGTACTTGAGGACTATTAGAGAACTTGCAAATCATCTTCAACCAGTTGTTCTAAAAATTGATTCGTATACCTCTGCCTCCAACCAGTCGTAGTTCCTATTTGAAAACTGTGCATGATTCATGAAATGATGTAGACTTATACAAGTAGTCTGTCCTCTATGTCCATACATTAATTACTGCTTATTGCGTCTGTCGACAGATATCGTTAATACCCATGAACTCTGTTCATTAATATGGCGACTCAAAGTTTCTCTGATAATGTTCatcaatttttagcatttattgAGTGTAAGGACTTCTTTATTATAGGGAAGAATGGTTGGCGTGTGGAGCTGTCACACAATTCGAAGGGAGGTGGTGGAGGCCGTGGTGGTGGCCGTGGAGGAAGAGGAGGTGGTGAGGACTCAAAGTGCTATGAATGCGGTGAGCCTGGTCACTTCGCCAGAGAGTGTCGCGTGCGCATTGGTTCAAGAGGCCTGGGAAGTGGACGGCGTCGAAGTATTAGTCCTAGACGTCGCAGGAGTCCAAGCTATGGGCGGAGGTAGCTGCcttatattattaagtaataattAGGTTTACTGAATGATAGGAGGTGCTGTTTAAACATATTTGCTGCATGGTACACTGATATAATTCTCTTGTCTGCAAATAAAGATCACTTGGCTTCCTTAGATGCCGATGCACGACTTAGATCCATATGAGCACTGTTTGTTGTTTTGCTTTGGAGcataaaactgacagtgattcAGCCCTCCCCTCCTCTCTCTTTTTGGAGGACCTGTACATGATCTGTTCTTTATCATTCCAAGTTTACTTCTGTGTCTTTTGTGTTTATAACATTCTGAAGTTGATGCAGGAGCTATAGCCCGCGTTA from Apium graveolens cultivar Ventura chromosome 5, ASM990537v1, whole genome shotgun sequence includes the following:
- the LOC141725099 gene encoding serine/arginine-rich splicing factor RSZ21, which codes for MSRVYVGNLDPRVSERELEDEFRVYGVLRSVWVARRPPGYAFVEFDDSRDAHDAIKELDGKNGWRVELSHNSKGGGGGRGGGRGGRGGGEDSKCYECGEPGHFARECRVRIGSRGLGSGRRRSISPRRRRSPSYGRRSYSPRYSPRGRRSPRRYSISPPRRGRSISRSPPPYRRARRDSPYGNGI